From one Drosophila subpulchrella strain 33 F10 #4 breed RU33 chromosome 3L, RU_Dsub_v1.1 Primary Assembly, whole genome shotgun sequence genomic stretch:
- the LOC119553973 gene encoding uncharacterized protein LOC119553973, with amino-acid sequence MELWHKLRMQLNDFFYVNYPYIALYSGMGVAMTAYLHYQWKMHHYDLMYWKQLAEAFSQEIDFFQLAILLVIFAINAIFVFIILSVYLRPAIDNNGEMSLLEIKDRYARFILIRLIARLDRIQSKLSAKRKSLTFQHYARAHTNMVKAVALFRKDARKLILPNESEILMPIEDIYGVAEDEERLLRRSGYYKLIIDTTDETVKTLFNAK; translated from the coding sequence ATGGAGCTGTGGCACAAGCTGCGAATGCAGTTGAACGACTTCTTCTATGTGAACTACCCCTATATAGCTCTATATAGCGGAATGGGCGTGGCCATGACCGCCTACTTGCACTACCAGTGGAAAATGCATCACTACGACCTGATGTACTGGAAGCAATTGGCGGAGGCCTTCTCGCAGGAGATTGACTTCTTCCAGCTGGCCATTCTGCTGGTAATATTCGCAATCAATGCCATTTTCGTGTTTATTATCCTGAGCGTGTATTTGCGCCCGGCCATCGATAACAATGGTGAGATGTCGCTGCTGGAGATCAAGGATCGCTATGCCCGCTTTATCCTGATCCGGCTGATAGCCCGTCTCGATCGCATCCAGTCCAAGTTGTCGGCCAAAAGGAAGAGTCTCACCTTCCAGCACTATGCCAGAGCCCATACGAATATGGTGAAGGCGGTGGCCCTGTTCCGCAAAGATGCCCGCAAGCTGATCCTGCCCAACGAGTCGGAGATCCTGATGCCCATCGAGGACATCTACGGCGTGGCCGAGGACGAGGAGCGACTCCTGCGGCGATCGGGCTACTACAAGCTGATCATCGACACCACCGACGAGACGGTGAAGACCCTGTTCAACGCCAAGTGA